In a genomic window of Kwoniella mangroviensis CBS 8507 chromosome 2, whole genome shotgun sequence:
- a CDS encoding glutathione synthetase has product MSVSTTLPDWPPSLTPEQHSHLILLSSTYALTHGFTLLPPSSSQPPTSAIAAPLSLLPTPFPRGLYDLAVSLQPLYNALYARITLDWDFLDRVMGGSVSKVDTFQGELWRGWKSIREDLVQPLQLGLFRSDYLLHDGEKEGISIKQVEFNTIAASFGALSQRAGEMHKYLSKATNGYFSISPHLSNPSNFPANEPLKNLAAGLAEGWKAYGNKDAVILFVVQDGERNVFDQKWLEFELLESHSIPVIRHTFSELSTLAQIDPTTKNLLLPSPLQPSLPAREVSVIYYRSAYTPTDYPSSAEWSTRLLLETSKAIKCPSMALQLSGAKKIQQVLSEPEVLEDFLLGDHRPDVGFGKGAGSLTQEDVDRLRLTWIGLYPMDNSELGKKAYTLATSQPEKYVLKPQREGGGNNIYRENIPSYLEELAEEDKHKIEGEPEKKEGYILMELIEPPKGLRNLLVKGGENKSRLADIVSELGVYGVSLFGGKQVVNQTAGTLLRTKGRESDEGGVAIGISSIDSPLLVD; this is encoded by the exons atgTCAGTCTCCACCACCCTGCCCGACTGGCCCCCATCGCTCACACCCGAACaacactcacatctcatcctcctATCCTCCACCTATGCCCTAACCCACGGATTCACTCTacttccaccttcatcgaGTCAACCACCTACTTCAGCAATAGCCGCTCCCCTATCTCTCCTTCCCACCCCATTTCCTAGGGGATTGTACGATCTCGCCGTATCGTTACAACCGCTATACAACGCTTTATACGCTAGGATAACGTTGGATTGGGATTTCCTGGATAGAGTGATGGGAGGTAGCGTCTCGAAAGTGGATACTTTCCAAGGTGAATtatggagaggatggaaatCCATCAGAGAAGACTTGGTCCAACCTCTTCAATTGGGTTTGTTCAGGTCAGATTATCTGTTGCATGATGGCGAGAAGGAGGGGATAAGTATAAAACAGGTAGAGTTCAACACGATAGCTGCCAGTTTTGGGGCTCTGAGTCAAAGAGCTGGAGAGATGCACAA GTACCTTTCAAAAGCTACCAACGGAtatttctccatctctccacATCTTTCCAACCCATCAAACTTTCCCGCAAATGAACCTCTGAAAAACCTCGCAGCAGGTTTAGCggaaggatggaaagctTATGGCAACAAGGATGCGGTGATATTGTTCGTTGTTCAGGATGGAGAGAGGAATGTGTTTGATCAGAAATGGTTGGAGTTTGAGTTACTCGAGAG CCATAGTATCCCTGTCATCCGACATACATTCTCCGAATTATCTACTCTAGCCCAGATCGACCCAACCACTAAAAACCTGTTATTACCGTCTCCCCTTCAACCCTCCTTGCCCGCTAGGGAAGTATCAGTAATCTACTATCGATCAGCATACACTCCTACCGATTATCCCTCATCGGCGGAATGGTCTACCCGACTCCTGCTAGAGACAAGCAAAGCTATCAAATGTCCTTCAATGGCATTGCAGTTATCCGGAGCAAAGAAGATCCAACAGGTCTTGAGTGAACCTGAAGTTCTTGAAGATTTCTTATTAGGCGATCATAGACCTGATGTTGGATTTGGCAAGGGAGCGGGTAGTCTGACACAAGAGGATGTAgatagattgagattgacttgGATAGGGTTGTACCCCATGGACAATTCTGAATTGGGAAAGAAAGCTTATACACTCGCCACGAGTCAACCTGAGAAATATGTATTGAAACCTCAACgtgaaggaggtgggaaTAACATCTATAGGGAGAACATACCAAGTTATCTGGAAGAGttggcagaagaagataagcATAAGATAGAGGGTGAACctgaaaagaaagaaggttaTATTTTAATGGAATTGATTGAACCTCCCAAAGGACTCAGGAATCTGTTGGTAAAAGGTGGTGAGAATAAGTCGAGGTTGGCGGATATAGTCAGTGAATTAGGTGTATATGGAGTTTCATTGTTCGGTGGGAAGCAAGTGGTGAATCAGACTGCTGGGACGTTGTTGAGGACAAAGGGTagagagagtgatgaaggtggtgtagcGATTG GTATAAGTTCAATTGATTCTCCATTACTCGTAGATTAG
- a CDS encoding glutamate-5-semialdehyde dehydrogenase: MSDPSSSGPSSSVAEAIAKAARTAFEQSQLVDVSERDLALRAIREVLEEKKDEVLKANKADMEAAEGLLSQGKLSKSLVSRLDLSRPGKFDAMLQGISDVASLPVPTGQVTFAKEIGPGLDLHRVTCPIGVLLVIFEARPEVVVNIAALAIKSGNAAILKGGKESLRTATILSQLIAEALSKTSIPPTFIQSVSTRSEISSLLAQDRYIDLVMPRGGNELVRSIQNNTRIPVMGHADGICAVYVDQSAVEEKALRVVVESKTDYMAACNAAETLLIHSSLLPTLWPKLASELMKNNVCLRCDPSTLSAIQDIPESSKFVTASTEEDYHTEFLGPTLAVKTVDNVNEAVKHINSHSSHHTDSIITEDEKSMSIWCKGLDSANCYVNASTRFADGTRYGLGTEVGISTGKTHARGPVGLDGLVIYKYMMRSRNDKGSTIADYEKGETRYTHKDLVKSEPPF, encoded by the exons ATGTCCGACCCATCAAGCTCAGGTCCAAGCTCCAGTGTGGCCGAGGCAATTGCCAAAGCCGCTCGAACAGCTTTCGAGCAATCTCAACTGGTAGATGTGTCAGAGAGGGATCTGGCTCTGAGAGCCATTCGGGAAGTgttggaggagaagaaagatgaagtgttGAAGGCTAACAAGGCggatatggag GCAGCGGAAGGACTATTATCCCAAGGCAAATTATCTAAATCTCTCGTGTCCCGTTTGGACCTTTCGAGACCAGGCAAATTCGATGCCATGTTACAAGGTATATCGGACGTAGCTTCCTTACCTGTGCCAACGGGTCAAGTCACTTTCGCAAAGGAAATAGGCCCAGGATTGGATTTACATAGAGTCACCTGTCCTATAGGTGTGCTGTTGGTGATTTTCGAAGCTAGACCTGAGGTAGTTGTGAACATTGCTGCACTCGCCATTAAGTCTG GAAATGCGGCAATCTTgaagggaggaaaggaaTCACTTCGAACTGCTACCATCCTCTCTCAATTAATCGCCGAAGCGCTCTCCAAAACCTCCATCCCACCGACGTTCATTCAATCGGTCTCTACACGATCTGAGATCTCCTCGCTACTCGCTCAAGATAGGTATATTGACTTGGTGATGCCAAGAGGAGGAAACGAATTGGTCAGAAGTATTCAGAATAATACGAGAATCCCTGTTATGGGTCATGCGGATGGGATATGTGCGGTTTACGTAGACCAAAGTGCGGTAGAGGAGAAGGCTTTGAGGGTAGTGGTCGAATCGAAG ACCGATTACATGGCAGCCTGCAATGCCGCCGAAACATTGTTAATCCACTCATCACTCTTACCCACCCTCTGGCCCAAACTAGCTTCCGAGCTGATGAAGAACAACGTCTGTCTGCGATGTGATCCTTCGACTTTATCGGCCATCCAGGATATTCCAGAATCATCCAAATTCGTTACGGCAAGTACTGAAGAAGATTACCATACGGAATTCCTCGGACCTACTTTGGCAGTGAAGACTGTTGACAATGTTAATGAGGCGGTCAAACATATAAATTCacattcatcccatcataCGGACTCGATCATtactgaagatgagaaatcaATGTCAATCTGGTGTAAAGGTTTAGATAGTGCCAATTGCTATGTCAACGCCTCGACGAGGTTTGCCGATGGAACTAGATATGGACTGGGGACTGAAGTCGGTATTTCGACTGGCAAGACCCATGCGAGAGGGCCAGTAGGGTTAGATGGATTGGTGATTTATAAGTATATGATGAGGAGTAGGAATGATAAGGGAAGTACAATTGCGGATTATGAGAAAGGGGAGACTAGGTATACTCATAAGGATTTGGTCAAAAGTGAACCTCCCTTCTGA
- a CDS encoding 3-demethylubiquinone-9 3-O-methyltransferase produces the protein MPRSSLPRNILLRRSTRSLPIQTPRPIASRSITTTTSSSSPSSSNPRQDAPSTSTSSFSTINASEISHFSSLSSQWWDETGEFKLLHRMNPTRIEYIRQKVALGPSEGEEWTFENRHSDFTRESKRGTGLWLSGKRCLDVGCGGGLLSESLARLGGQVVGVDASESNIGIATTHAQQDPSLSTKMQNGELKFVHSSAEVLRDAGEKFDVVCAMEVLEHVDQPGEFMKCLGQMVKPGGHLILSTISRTPLSQLLTLTLAEDVLRLVTPGTHTYRKFVKPLELRRFVYSDMGGYDTWHRNEDASDIRTEEVGETRGIVYDPLAGKWKLWGGVEGSTWKEVGEGCNYMYHARKRV, from the exons ATGCCCAGGTCTTCGCTACCTCGAAACATACTGCTCCGACGCTCGACGAGATCGTTACCTATTCAGACCCCTCGACCAATAGCATCTCGCTCAATAACCACcacaacctcttcatcatctccttcatcatctaacCCTCGTCAAGACGCACCctctacctcaacctcatcattcaGCACCATCAACGCCTCTGAGATCTCACACTtttcctccctctcttcgcAATGGTGGGACGAAACCGGTGAATTCAAATTACTACACCGTATGAACCCTACGCGTATAGAATACATAAGACAGAAAGTCGCTCTGGGCCCATCGGAAGGGGAAGAATGGACATTCGAAAATAGGCATTCTGACTTTACGCGAGAATCGAAGAGGGGAACAGGTCTGTGGCTAAGTGGGAAAAGATGTTTGGACGTGGGttgtggaggtggattgTTATCTGAATCATTAGCCAGATTAGGCGGTCAGGTCGTCGGTGTAGATGCGAGTGAATCGAATATCGGGATAGCGACTACCCACGCTCAACAGGATCCATCTTTATCGACCAAGATGCAAAATGGAGAATTGAAATTCGTACATTCCTCTGCGGAAGTTCTGAGAGATGCAGGAGAGAAATTCGATGTGGTCTGTGCGATGGAGGTGTTGGAACATGTTGATCAGCCAGGGGAATTTATGAAATGTTTAGGGCagatggtaaag CCCGGAGGTCATCTGATACTCTCAACGATATCTCGAACACCCTTATCTCAACTCTTAACTCTCACATTGGCAGAAGATGTCTTACGACTAGTCACACCTGGAACACACACATATAGGAAATTCGTCAAGCCGCTCGAACTGCGCAGGTTCGTATATTCAGATATGGGCGGATACGATACATGGCACAGGAATGAGGACGCTAGTGATATCAGGACGGAAGAAGTAGGCGAGACTAGAGGAATAGTGTATGATCCCTTGGCGGGTAAATGGAAATTATGGGGTGGGGTGGAAGGAAGCACGTGGAAAGAAGTTGGGGAAGGGTGTAATTATATGTATCATGCTAGGAAGAGAGTGTAA